A single genomic interval of Littorina saxatilis isolate snail1 linkage group LG17, US_GU_Lsax_2.0, whole genome shotgun sequence harbors:
- the LOC138952107 gene encoding uncharacterized protein, translated as MWRSRSSSIAPSETGFTWTLRGSRRRSASLHSRTLQPAASPNCRKISVERVAMLAEKSVDEKEIETELQSLILTNRKPLSTTTKVVLRDSWEALSYESPASIGLLHLKVYMNSSEVQTKYPQLGTSMEVKKTIDETCKQAHWQQTMNTIGVAITHLDNFETVAKIMRKIGARHTNIDDTVHIECYFAGLEHTFNKMLRFNGPASHDHIWHHFWAILKSEFTLGWTRMRHDSCNYCPKPP; from the exons ATGTGGCGGTCAAGATCAAGCAGCATCGCTCCGTCGGAGACGGGCTTCACGTGGACCCTCCGAGGCAGTCGCCGACGCTCTGCGTCTTTACACAGTCGCACCTTGCAACCTGCTGCGAGTCCCAACTGCCGAAAAATCAGTGTCGAACG GGTGGCGATGCTTGCGGAGAAATCAGTCGACGAGAAGGAGATCGAAACGGAACTGCAAAGCTTGATACTGACTAACAGAAAACCACTGAGCACAACGACTAAAGTCGTGCTCAGAGATTCTTGGGAAGCCCTGAGCTACGAGAGCCCTGCTTCTATCGGCTTGTTGCATCTCAA GGTCTATATGAACTCCTCGGAGGTCCAAACCAAGTATCCGCAGCTTGGCACATCAATGGAAGTCAAGAAAACCATCGATGAAACATGCAAACAAGCTCACTGGCAACAAACAATGAACACGATTGGTGTGGCAATTACACACCTCGACAACTTTGAAACCGTAGCCAAAATCATGCGCAAGATTGGTGCTCGCCACACTAATATTGATGATACAGTGCACATTGAG TGTTACTTCGCAGGGCTGGAGCATACGTTCAACAAAATGCTGCGTTTTAACGGCCCGGCCTCGCATGATCACATCTGGCACCATTTTTGGGCGATCTTGAAGTCGGAATTTACGCTTGGTTGGACCAGAATGCGACACGATTCATGTAACTATTGTCCGAAACCTCCCTGA